One segment of Dolichospermum sp. DET69 DNA contains the following:
- a CDS encoding dihydroorotase — MTKELLKQVRVIDPVQHTDTIADVLIIDGYIQAIAPQITDISADTSIRDCQGLVLGAGLVDLYSHSGEPGFEERETLSSFLQSAAAGGFTRVGVLPDTLPAIDKPALVTQLQQHRDRQKPCPHLHIWGAITLDLAGKQLTEVADLAAAGVVGFTDAKPWDNLGIVRRVLEYLQPFGKPVAFWPCDRHLAANGTIREGAEALRIGLSPLPYSAETTAIAALLELVADIGTPVHIMRVSTARSVELIAQAKSQGVPITASTTWMHVLLDTTSMRSYHTSLHLDPPLGNHQDMICLRDAVRTGVINAIAIDHAPYTYEEKVQAFAESPPGAIGLELALPLLWQNLVTTGEFTALELWRVLSHQPAACLQQEIKPIQPGEKAELTLFDPQKIWNVNKANLHTLSYNTPWFGQEITGRVVETWCNPVTF, encoded by the coding sequence ATGACTAAAGAACTATTAAAACAAGTAAGAGTAATTGATCCTGTCCAGCATACTGACACAATAGCAGATGTATTAATTATTGACGGTTATATTCAAGCTATCGCTCCACAAATTACAGATATTAGTGCTGATACCTCTATTCGTGATTGTCAAGGCTTAGTTCTTGGGGCTGGATTGGTTGATTTATATAGTCATTCCGGCGAACCTGGATTTGAAGAACGAGAAACTTTAAGTTCTTTCCTCCAATCCGCTGCTGCTGGTGGTTTTACTAGAGTTGGTGTTTTGCCAGATACATTACCAGCCATTGATAAACCTGCGCTAGTCACACAGTTACAGCAACACAGAGATCGGCAAAAACCTTGTCCCCATCTGCATATTTGGGGGGCAATTACCTTAGATTTAGCAGGTAAACAATTAACAGAAGTAGCCGATTTAGCCGCAGCGGGGGTTGTGGGTTTTACTGATGCTAAACCTTGGGACAATTTGGGGATAGTTAGACGGGTTTTAGAGTATCTTCAACCCTTTGGCAAACCGGTGGCTTTTTGGCCATGCGATCGCCATTTAGCGGCTAATGGGACAATAAGAGAAGGTGCAGAAGCCTTGCGGATTGGATTATCCCCTCTACCCTATAGTGCAGAAACAACTGCTATTGCCGCATTATTAGAATTGGTCGCTGATATTGGTACACCAGTCCATATTATGCGTGTTTCTACTGCTCGTAGTGTAGAATTAATTGCTCAGGCAAAATCTCAAGGTGTGCCGATTACTGCTAGTACCACTTGGATGCACGTTTTACTCGATACAACATCTATGAGAAGTTATCATACATCCTTACATTTAGATCCGCCTTTGGGAAATCACCAAGATATGATATGCTTGCGGGACGCTGTAAGAACCGGGGTAATAAATGCGATCGCAATTGATCACGCACCCTATACTTATGAAGAAAAAGTTCAAGCCTTTGCAGAATCACCACCGGGAGCAATTGGTTTAGAATTAGCATTACCCCTACTATGGCAAAATCTTGTCACCACCGGCGAATTTACAGCTTTAGAATTATGGCGCGTTTTGAGTCATCAACCAGCAGCTTGTTTACAACAAGAAATTAAACCAATTCAACCCGGTGAAAAAGCCGAATTAACATTATTTGATCCTCAAAAAATCTGGAATGTAAACAAAGCAAATCTCCACACACTTTCCTATAATACACCTTGGTTTGGACAAGAAATTACAGGTCGGGTGGTGGAAACTTGGTGTAATCCTGTAACATTTTAA
- a CDS encoding PHP domain-containing protein, with protein sequence MVINFARTTVSKELLKQVFQRIDAQSCPKLFNFHMHTVHSDGKLEPSELMSQAIAIGLRGLAITDHHSISGYQSALVWLEDWKRSNPDTHPPHLWSGVEINANLLDIEVHILAYAFESEHPSMKPYLQKIPSVGKAYQAVNVITAIHEAGGLAVLAHPARYRRSHFDLIPAAADVAIDGVETFYAYTNPKPWKPSVVETEEVQQLAEKFDLLNTCGTDTHGANLLQRL encoded by the coding sequence ATGGTTATAAATTTTGCCCGGACTACTGTTTCTAAGGAACTACTAAAGCAAGTATTCCAACGCATTGATGCCCAAAGTTGTCCCAAGTTATTTAATTTTCATATGCACACGGTTCACTCGGATGGCAAACTAGAACCGAGTGAGTTGATGAGTCAAGCGATCGCAATTGGCTTAAGAGGTCTAGCAATCACTGATCATCATAGTATCAGTGGCTACCAGTCAGCCCTGGTTTGGCTAGAAGATTGGAAAAGGAGTAATCCTGATACTCATCCTCCTCATCTGTGGAGTGGTGTAGAAATTAATGCCAATTTGCTAGATATTGAAGTCCACATTCTGGCTTATGCTTTTGAGTCAGAACACCCCAGCATGAAGCCTTATTTACAAAAAATACCTAGTGTAGGTAAGGCTTATCAAGCAGTTAACGTGATTACAGCTATTCACGAAGCGGGAGGACTAGCGGTACTTGCTCACCCAGCCCGGTACAGGCGATCGCATTTTGACCTGATTCCTGCGGCTGCGGATGTTGCTATTGATGGTGTTGAGACGTTCTACGCTTACACTAACCCCAAACCTTGGAAACCTAGTGTTGTGGAAACAGAGGAAGTACAACAGTTAGCGGAAAAATTCGATTTATTGAACACCTGTGGTACTGATACACACGGTGCAAATTTACTGCAAAGGCTATAA
- a CDS encoding phosphoribosylformylglycinamidine cyclo-ligase, translated as MDYRDAGVDVEAGRAFVDQIRNLVQSTFRKEVLGGLGGFGGCFQLPTGYKEPVLVSGTDGVGTKLKIAQILNRHDTVGIDLVGMCVNDVLTSGAEPLFFLDYVATGKLDKEQLTQVVAGIATGCKLAGSALLGGETAEMPGFYQVGEYDLAGFCVGIVEKSRMLDGSQVQVGDVAIGLASTGVHSNGLSLVRKIVSDGGFAWTDTPDLLNGESIGETCLTPTRIYVKSVLAALQSGLEIHGMAHITGGGLPENLPRCLSTGQSIKMIPDSWTIPPVFHWLAAAGSVSAEAMYNTFNMGIGFVLLVPPQEAAQVISHFQSQDISANVIGEVVTGAGELVGLL; from the coding sequence ATGGATTATCGGGATGCAGGCGTTGATGTAGAAGCGGGTAGAGCTTTTGTAGATCAAATTCGCAATTTGGTTCAAAGCACCTTTAGAAAAGAGGTCTTGGGGGGGCTGGGTGGCTTTGGAGGCTGCTTTCAACTCCCCACAGGTTATAAAGAACCAGTTTTGGTTTCGGGAACAGATGGTGTGGGGACAAAACTAAAAATAGCCCAAATTCTCAACCGTCATGACACTGTTGGTATAGATTTAGTGGGGATGTGCGTTAATGATGTGTTGACATCAGGTGCAGAACCGCTATTTTTTCTAGATTATGTGGCTACGGGTAAATTAGATAAGGAACAATTAACTCAGGTAGTTGCGGGGATAGCTACCGGTTGTAAATTGGCAGGTTCGGCCTTATTGGGGGGAGAAACGGCAGAAATGCCCGGTTTTTACCAAGTTGGTGAATATGACTTGGCTGGTTTTTGTGTGGGAATTGTGGAAAAAAGCCGAATGCTCGATGGTTCTCAGGTGCAGGTGGGTGATGTAGCTATTGGTCTAGCTAGTACGGGTGTTCATAGTAATGGTTTGAGTTTGGTCAGAAAAATTGTATCTGATGGTGGTTTTGCTTGGACTGATACCCCAGATTTATTAAATGGTGAATCTATTGGAGAAACTTGCCTCACACCTACACGCATTTATGTAAAATCTGTTTTAGCAGCGTTGCAATCAGGTTTGGAAATTCATGGCATGGCTCACATTACTGGTGGGGGTTTACCAGAAAATTTACCTAGATGTTTAAGTACAGGTCAATCAATTAAAATGATACCTGATAGTTGGACTATTCCGCCTGTATTCCATTGGTTAGCTGCTGCTGGTTCTGTTAGTGCTGAAGCTATGTATAATACATTCAATATGGGTATCGGCTTTGTGTTATTAGTTCCACCCCAGGAAGCAGCACAGGTAATTAGTCATTTTCAATCCCAGGATATCTCCGCTAATGTGATTGGTGAAGTTGTGACTGGAGCCGGTGAATTAGTCGGTTTGTTGTGA
- a CDS encoding DUF4346 domain-containing protein — MTKIGQLTQFYYTAQHKPNQLIYGSGQTAVITGWMVKQAIAKHLQSNEYAVIGQLYSPTRGINLLIRNLLLNPHVHYLVILNATKEDKNAGACQCLGDFFRHGVEENISDAGRKSWVIRSDIPGYIDIDIDINALEKLRSSVEIQDAISISDAVEKIQYYAQKETVVPWGIPEEFPMITVEPTVFPGTRYGHRIEGKTIAETWVKIIHRIKTTGTIRPTGYDGKWQELIDLMAVVTDEPEDFYFPEPNYLPIDRGFLEEYISQILDDAPNQEGVKYTYGQRLRSWFGRDQIEKVINKLANDIDSARAVMSLWDASQDDNDNPPCLNHIWVRIVDHELSLTATFRSNDMFSAWPANAMGLRALQKYIYNSLVKKTDHTLKMGALITISQSAHIYDDCFENVENVIKSQYTKIAQRKDYFDPAGSFIITVQNNSIIVEHTTPGSGEVVNCYSGKSAHKLSQQIFTDCPGLQVSHAMYLGVELQKAEVALVMKEQFIYEQDRPFKRI; from the coding sequence ATGACAAAAATTGGTCAACTCACCCAATTTTATTATACAGCACAGCACAAGCCCAACCAGTTAATTTATGGCAGTGGGCAAACCGCAGTGATTACAGGGTGGATGGTGAAGCAAGCGATCGCTAAACATCTACAATCAAATGAATATGCTGTAATTGGACAGTTATACTCACCAACCAGGGGTATAAATTTACTAATTCGCAATTTATTACTAAATCCTCATGTTCACTATTTAGTTATTCTCAATGCCACCAAAGAAGATAAAAATGCTGGTGCTTGTCAATGTTTAGGCGATTTTTTCCGTCATGGTGTGGAAGAAAATATTAGTGATGCTGGGCGAAAATCTTGGGTAATTCGTTCTGATATTCCTGGTTATATTGATATTGATATTGATATAAATGCCTTGGAAAAATTACGAAGTTCTGTAGAAATTCAAGACGCAATATCAATTTCTGATGCTGTCGAAAAAATTCAATATTACGCCCAAAAAGAAACAGTTGTACCTTGGGGAATACCTGAAGAATTTCCCATGATTACAGTTGAACCGACAGTTTTTCCAGGAACACGCTATGGACATAGAATAGAAGGGAAAACCATAGCAGAAACTTGGGTAAAAATCATTCACAGGATTAAAACAACGGGAACAATTAGACCAACTGGTTATGATGGTAAATGGCAAGAATTGATAGATTTAATGGCAGTTGTTACTGATGAACCTGAAGATTTCTATTTTCCTGAACCCAATTATTTACCCATAGATAGAGGCTTTTTAGAGGAATATATTTCGCAAATTTTAGATGACGCACCTAATCAAGAAGGAGTAAAATACACTTATGGGCAACGTTTGCGTTCTTGGTTTGGACGTGATCAAATTGAAAAAGTTATAAATAAATTAGCAAATGATATAGATTCCGCTAGGGCTGTGATGTCTTTATGGGATGCTAGTCAAGATGATAATGATAACCCACCTTGTCTGAATCATATTTGGGTGAGAATAGTTGATCATGAATTATCTTTAACAGCAACTTTTCGTAGTAATGATATGTTCTCAGCTTGGCCAGCAAATGCAATGGGATTAAGGGCTTTACAAAAATATATTTATAATTCTTTAGTTAAAAAAACTGATCATACATTGAAAATGGGGGCATTAATAACCATTAGTCAAAGCGCCCATATTTATGATGATTGTTTTGAAAATGTAGAAAATGTGATTAAATCCCAATATACTAAAATTGCCCAGAGAAAAGATTATTTTGATCCTGCTGGTAGTTTTATTATTACTGTACAGAATAATAGTATTATTGTAGAACATACAACGCCTGGTTCTGGAGAAGTAGTTAATTGTTATTCAGGCAAATCCGCACATAAACTTTCCCAGCAAATCTTTACAGATTGTCCTGGTTTACAAGTTTCCCATGCAATGTATTTAGGTGTGGAATTGCAAAAAGCGGAAGTTGCTTTGGTAATGAAAGAACAGTTTATTTATGAACAGGATAGACCTTTTAAAAGAATCTAA
- a CDS encoding dCTP deaminase, which produces MIKNDIWITEMAQQGLISPFEPNLVRKVQKEPSVAVQPVISYGLSSYGYDIRLSGAEFRIFRHIPGTVVDPKNFNPHNLEPASLHTDASGSYFILPAHSYGLGVALEKLEVPENITVICIGKSTYARCGIIANLTPAEAAWRGHLTLEFSNSSSADCRIYANEGVVQLLFLEGEPCAVSYDTRQGKYQDQLEIVTLARI; this is translated from the coding sequence GTGATTAAGAATGATATCTGGATTACTGAAATGGCTCAACAGGGTCTAATTTCGCCTTTTGAGCCTAATTTAGTCCGAAAAGTACAAAAAGAACCATCTGTAGCAGTTCAACCTGTCATCAGCTATGGCTTGTCTTCCTATGGTTATGATATCCGCCTTTCTGGGGCTGAGTTTCGGATTTTCCGCCACATTCCTGGAACTGTAGTAGATCCCAAAAACTTTAATCCTCACAATCTAGAACCAGCTTCACTACATACTGATGCTAGTGGTAGTTACTTTATCTTACCTGCTCATTCTTATGGTTTAGGTGTTGCATTAGAAAAACTGGAAGTTCCCGAAAATATTACAGTAATTTGTATTGGTAAATCTACTTATGCAAGGTGTGGCATAATTGCTAATCTTACACCTGCTGAAGCGGCTTGGCGTGGTCATCTTACCTTAGAATTCTCTAATTCTTCCAGCGCTGACTGTCGTATTTATGCTAATGAAGGTGTGGTACAGTTGCTATTTTTAGAAGGTGAGCCTTGTGCCGTTAGTTACGATACTCGTCAGGGTAAATATCAAGATCAGCTAGAGATTGTTACACTGGCTCGGATATAG
- a CDS encoding P-loop NTPase family protein has translation MVAQLETPGLNSTLSLPYSVKGLVQVFTSPERSFFTSVMAQALRIAGQGTPVLIVQFLKGGIRQGHERPTQMGQHLDWIRCDLPRCIDSSDLDEAENQALQQLWQHTQKVVSEGKYSLLVLDELSLAINLGLIPETEVLEFLSQRPSHLDIILTGSQMPTSLLDVADQITEIRRSHQP, from the coding sequence ATGGTTGCCCAACTAGAAACCCCAGGTCTAAATTCGACTCTAAGCTTACCATATTCTGTAAAAGGACTAGTCCAAGTCTTTACTAGTCCTGAACGGAGCTTTTTTACGAGCGTGATGGCACAAGCACTGAGAATTGCTGGACAAGGTACACCAGTATTAATAGTCCAGTTCCTCAAAGGTGGTATTCGTCAAGGACATGAACGACCTACCCAAATGGGACAACATTTAGATTGGATTCGCTGTGATTTGCCCCGTTGTATTGATAGTTCAGATTTGGACGAAGCGGAAAACCAAGCCTTACAACAACTCTGGCAACATACTCAAAAGGTAGTTAGTGAAGGTAAATATTCTTTGCTGGTATTAGATGAGTTGAGTTTGGCGATTAATTTGGGTTTAATTCCGGAAACTGAGGTTTTAGAGTTTCTTTCTCAACGTCCTTCTCATCTGGATATTATTCTCACAGGTTCTCAGATGCCAACGTCTCTTTTAGATGTGGCAGATCAAATTACGGAAATTCGTCGTAGTCATCAACCTTAA
- the rph gene encoding ribonuclease PH: MTWQRPDGRTPGELRPHSFYPNFTRFAPGSVLAKCGDTQVLCTVSVAEGVPRFLTGSGKGWLTAEYRMLPSATQKRNERELMKLSGRTQEIQRLIGRSLRGALDFEALGERTLTVDADVLQADAGTRTMAITGGFVALAHAISELLQQGVLERSPLCGQIAAVSVGLLQGEPFLDLNYLEDVAADVDFNVVMNQKMGIIEVQGTAEAGSFSRHQLNQMLDFSEQGIQQLLTAQRNAISDWNTLFVEN, from the coding sequence ATGACTTGGCAACGTCCTGACGGTAGAACCCCCGGTGAACTCCGTCCCCATAGTTTTTACCCTAATTTCACCCGCTTTGCTCCTGGTTCGGTTTTGGCTAAATGTGGTGATACTCAGGTTCTGTGTACTGTCAGTGTCGCGGAAGGAGTACCCAGATTTTTGACTGGTAGTGGTAAAGGTTGGTTAACGGCTGAATATAGAATGTTGCCTTCTGCTACCCAGAAACGCAACGAACGGGAATTAATGAAATTGTCGGGAAGAACCCAGGAAATTCAACGGTTAATCGGGCGGAGTTTGAGAGGGGCGTTAGATTTTGAGGCTTTAGGAGAACGGACTCTAACCGTAGACGCAGACGTATTACAAGCCGACGCAGGAACGAGGACAATGGCCATTACAGGCGGTTTTGTCGCCTTGGCTCATGCTATTTCTGAATTATTACAGCAGGGAGTATTAGAGCGATCGCCTTTATGTGGACAAATAGCCGCAGTTTCTGTAGGCTTGTTGCAGGGTGAACCATTTTTGGATCTTAACTACCTTGAAGATGTAGCCGCAGATGTGGATTTTAATGTAGTCATGAATCAGAAAATGGGAATTATTGAAGTTCAAGGAACAGCAGAAGCCGGAAGTTTTAGCCGTCACCAATTGAATCAAATGTTAGATTTTTCTGAACAAGGTATCCAGCAATTATTAACTGCTCAAAGAAATGCAATTAGTGATTGGAATACCTTGTTTGTAGAAAATTAA
- a CDS encoding MlaE family lipid ABC transporter permease subunit, whose amino-acid sequence MQPKRNLEQSWLIRCLSAFLLFGQILLHFLRGKTYYRKILEHTVTAGPASLPPVLLVSGFAGMIFTIQTARELVRFGAVDSVGGAFALAFCRELAPILTASIIAGQVGSAFAAELGAMRVTEQIDALYMLRTDPIDYLVLPRVIACCLMLPVMMIFAVVTGIMGGAFAAAQFYQVVPEIFLESVRTFLLPSDIFIILLKGIIFGMIVSVNGCSWGLTTQGGAKEVGESATTAVVTTWVAIFIMDFILALLLFEKPIL is encoded by the coding sequence TTGCAACCAAAAAGAAATTTAGAGCAATCTTGGCTAATTCGCTGTTTGTCAGCATTCCTGTTGTTCGGTCAAATTTTACTGCATTTCCTGCGCGGAAAAACCTACTATCGCAAGATATTAGAACATACTGTTACCGCAGGACCGGCTTCCCTCCCTCCAGTCTTGCTAGTTAGTGGTTTTGCTGGGATGATTTTCACTATTCAAACCGCTAGAGAATTAGTGAGATTTGGGGCTGTAGATTCTGTTGGTGGTGCATTTGCTTTAGCATTTTGTCGAGAATTAGCCCCGATTTTAACTGCTAGTATTATCGCTGGACAAGTTGGTTCAGCTTTTGCCGCAGAATTAGGAGCAATGCGAGTGACAGAGCAGATTGACGCTTTATATATGCTCAGAACAGATCCTATTGATTATCTAGTTTTGCCTAGAGTCATTGCTTGCTGTTTAATGCTGCCTGTAATGATGATTTTTGCTGTTGTCACAGGTATCATGGGAGGGGCTTTTGCTGCGGCACAATTTTATCAAGTCGTTCCTGAAATATTTTTAGAATCAGTGAGAACTTTTTTATTACCATCAGATATTTTTATTATTTTACTTAAGGGGATAATTTTTGGGATGATAGTCTCTGTGAATGGCTGTAGTTGGGGACTGACAACCCAAGGGGGAGCAAAGGAAGTAGGAGAATCAGCAACAACGGCTGTTGTTACTACTTGGGTAGCAATTTTTATTATGGATTTTATCTTGGCTTTGCTACTTTTTGAAAAACCTATATTGTAA
- a CDS encoding type II toxin-antitoxin system RelE/ParE family toxin — MKVEEYLKENGSSPYQEWFDGLDAQAAAKVTVAKFRLESGNISNVKWFEGIGEYKIDWGPGYRIYLAQDGKQLIVLFGGGTKKNQQSDISHAKELHQEYKKRKKELTENQETDNKNRDKR; from the coding sequence ATGAAAGTTGAAGAATATCTTAAAGAAAATGGTTCAAGTCCCTATCAAGAATGGTTTGATGGATTGGATGCTCAAGCTGCTGCGAAGGTTACTGTTGCTAAGTTTCGTCTGGAGTCAGGTAATATATCAAATGTTAAATGGTTTGAGGGAATTGGTGAATATAAAATTGATTGGGGTCCAGGATATCGGATTTATCTGGCTCAGGACGGTAAGCAACTTATAGTATTATTTGGTGGGGGAACAAAGAAAAATCAGCAATCTGATATTAGTCATGCTAAAGAGTTGCACCAAGAGTACAAAAAGCGGAAAAAAGAACTTACTGAAAACCAAGAAACTGACAACAAAAATAGAGATAAAAGGTAG
- a CDS encoding transcriptional regulator gives MALTRDFKETVNARVQKDSQFTIALLDEAIFLFLNGEPETARLILRDIVNATVGFEQLAIETSKPSKSLHRMLSAKGNPTMDNLTAILNVLRKKLNVDINVQTTLICS, from the coding sequence ATGGCACTTACTAGAGATTTCAAAGAAACTGTTAATGCCCGAGTGCAAAAAGATTCTCAGTTTACAATAGCTCTACTTGATGAAGCTATTTTCCTCTTCCTGAATGGTGAACCAGAAACAGCAAGATTGATTTTGAGAGATATTGTTAATGCAACGGTAGGTTTTGAACAATTGGCAATTGAAACGTCTAAACCTAGCAAGAGTTTACACCGGATGTTATCGGCAAAAGGTAATCCGACAATGGATAATTTGACTGCTATTTTGAATGTTTTGCGGAAAAAGCTGAATGTTGATATTAATGTTCAAACGACTCTTATTTGCTCTTAA
- the pgl gene encoding 6-phosphogluconolactonase codes for MNKTVEVLPDVSALVQRALELILSKVETAISERGQFTIALSGGSTPKPLYEALANQKLPWDKIHVFWGDERYVRADHPDSNELMARRAWLDQVALPQANIHAIPTLSANPEVDAAKYNQHLQAFFNSGSGEFPALDVVLLGMGDDAHTASLFPHTAALKVSDRLITVGNKDDNQRITFTYPFINAARSVIFLAAGANKRPALAQIFAPVADDFAYPSRLIQPQGELYWLLDAAAGLELNH; via the coding sequence ATGAACAAAACTGTTGAAGTCCTACCGGATGTATCGGCGCTCGTCCAACGGGCGCTAGAATTGATTCTGTCGAAAGTGGAAACTGCTATTAGCGAACGGGGGCAATTTACAATTGCTTTATCAGGTGGCAGCACGCCAAAACCTTTGTATGAAGCCCTAGCTAATCAAAAGTTGCCCTGGGATAAAATTCATGTATTCTGGGGAGATGAGCGTTATGTTCGGGCAGATCATCCTGATAGCAATGAACTGATGGCGCGACGTGCATGGTTAGATCAGGTGGCACTTCCCCAGGCTAATATTCATGCTATTCCTACTTTATCTGCTAACCCAGAAGTGGATGCAGCTAAGTATAACCAGCATCTACAAGCATTTTTTAATTCTGGTTCGGGAGAGTTCCCTGCATTAGATGTAGTTTTACTAGGAATGGGTGATGATGCCCATACTGCATCTTTGTTTCCCCACACAGCGGCTCTCAAGGTGAGCGATCGCCTAATCACTGTCGGTAATAAAGATGACAATCAACGCATCACCTTTACTTACCCATTTATTAACGCGGCTCGCAGTGTAATTTTTCTGGCTGCTGGTGCTAACAAAAGACCAGCCTTAGCCCAAATTTTCGCGCCTGTGGCAGATGATTTCGCCTATCCATCTCGGCTAATTCAACCCCAAGGAGAACTTTACTGGTTGCTAGATGCAGCGGCTGGTTTAGAACTCAACCACTAA
- a CDS encoding FHA domain-containing protein, whose amino-acid sequence MIVCPNCNHPNPDGAVQCEACYTPLPATANCPNCGATVQSDAAFCGQCGYNLHFNATPAVAPTIALKPVQPAPVVAPDLMMQLLQPDILEIAPAANPPAPVAVVQEQAIYVPSVPAPVVSEPEIYIPPVLTPAPAPVAVQEQAVYIPSVPAPVVPEPEIYIPPVLTPPPAPVAPEPEAYIPPPYVPQIDPIAIPEAAPAAPQGKVANTQLQQVVARLFHVQANQEIELPQNLSVVHIGKPNDRIPPDIDVSGFPNSEIVSRIHADIRIEGDACYLEDGGSSNGTYVNNLPLLPGNRHRLRPGDRISLGKGDLVTFLFQLS is encoded by the coding sequence ATGATCGTCTGCCCTAATTGCAATCATCCCAACCCAGACGGCGCTGTTCAATGTGAAGCTTGCTATACGCCGTTACCAGCTACAGCTAATTGTCCTAATTGCGGAGCAACTGTCCAGTCAGATGCCGCTTTCTGTGGTCAGTGCGGTTATAATCTCCATTTTAACGCTACTCCCGCAGTTGCCCCAACTATTGCTCTTAAACCTGTACAACCAGCCCCAGTGGTCGCTCCTGACCTCATGATGCAACTGTTACAGCCCGATATTTTGGAAATTGCGCCCGCAGCCAATCCTCCTGCACCTGTAGCTGTAGTTCAGGAACAAGCTATTTATGTTCCTTCTGTACCTGCACCTGTAGTATCAGAACCGGAAATATATATTCCTCCTGTTCTGACACCTGCACCCGCACCTGTAGCTGTTCAGGAACAAGCTGTTTATATTCCTTCTGTACCTGCACCTGTAGTACCAGAACCAGAAATATATATTCCTCCTGTTCTTACCCCTCCACCCGCACCTGTAGCACCAGAACCAGAAGCTTATATTCCCCCTCCTTATGTACCCCAGATAGATCCCATCGCTATTCCTGAAGCAGCCCCAGCCGCACCTCAAGGAAAGGTGGCAAATACCCAATTACAACAGGTAGTAGCCCGGTTATTTCATGTTCAAGCTAACCAAGAAATAGAATTACCACAAAATCTCTCGGTTGTGCATATTGGTAAGCCTAATGATCGAATTCCGCCAGATATAGATGTTTCTGGATTCCCAAATTCGGAGATTGTCTCGCGGATTCACGCAGATATTCGGATTGAGGGAGATGCTTGTTATCTAGAAGATGGAGGTAGTTCCAATGGTACTTACGTTAACAACTTACCTCTGTTACCAGGAAACAGACATCGCCTCCGTCCAGGCGATCGCATCAGCTTAGGTAAGGGAGATTTAGTTACTTTCTTGTTTCAACTCTCTTAG
- the argB gene encoding acetylglutamate kinase produces MINDTEYIRQAEANRVEILSEALPYIQQFAGRTVVVKYGGAAMKDSDLKDKVIRDVVFLSCVGLRPILVHGGGPEINSWLGKLGIEPQFKNGLRVTDAATMDVVEMVLVGRVNKEIVELINQAGGMAVGLCGKDGNLITARPQGDEGIGFVGEVSNVNIKILETLSSNGYIPVVSSVAADETGQAYNINADTVAGEIAAALGAEKLILLTDTRGILKDYKDPSTLIPKVDIREARQLITDGIVSGGMIPKVNCCVRSLAQGVKASHIIDGRIPHALLLEVFTDVGIGTMILGSHQSKQ; encoded by the coding sequence ATGATTAATGATACGGAATATATCAGGCAAGCTGAAGCTAATCGCGTAGAAATTCTCAGCGAAGCATTACCTTACATTCAACAATTCGCTGGTCGTACCGTTGTTGTTAAATACGGTGGCGCAGCAATGAAGGATAGTGACCTCAAAGATAAAGTGATCCGTGATGTGGTCTTTTTATCTTGCGTTGGCTTACGTCCCATTCTAGTCCATGGTGGTGGGCCAGAAATTAACAGTTGGTTAGGTAAGCTGGGAATTGAACCACAGTTTAAAAATGGTTTGCGCGTCACTGATGCAGCTACGATGGATGTAGTGGAGATGGTATTAGTTGGACGCGTAAATAAAGAAATTGTGGAACTGATTAATCAAGCTGGGGGGATGGCTGTAGGGCTTTGTGGTAAGGATGGTAATTTAATTACGGCTCGTCCTCAAGGGGACGAAGGAATTGGTTTTGTTGGAGAAGTTAGTAATGTCAATATCAAAATTTTAGAAACACTTTCTAGTAATGGTTATATTCCCGTTGTTTCTAGCGTTGCGGCTGATGAAACTGGACAGGCTTATAATATTAACGCTGATACCGTAGCGGGAGAAATAGCCGCAGCTTTGGGAGCAGAAAAATTAATTTTGCTGACTGATACCAGAGGAATTTTAAAAGATTATAAAGACCCTTCTACCTTAATTCCAAAAGTGGATATTCGGGAAGCGCGTCAATTAATTACCGATGGTATAGTCAGTGGGGGGATGATTCCTAAAGTGAATTGTTGCGTGCGATCGCTTGCTCAAGGAGTCAAAGCTTCGCATATTATTGATGGCCGCATTCCTCACGCTTTATTATTAGAAGTGTTTACAGATGTGGGGATTGGGACAATGATTCTGGGTTCTCATCAGTCGAAACAATAA